The Marivirga tractuosa DSM 4126 genome contains the following window.
TATATTAAAATAGTCAACACTAGCTTGATATGTATGATTCGCATCAGCATAGACCAAATCAATTGTTGGATTAGATTTTTGGAGCATATTGGGAAGTGAGTTGGCAATATCGCCTTCATGAAAATTTATGTTTTTATGTTCTTTATTTACCTCCCTTGCTATTTTTAAGGCATTTGGATCTGCTTCAAAAGTGAAAACAGAAGCATCTGGATTTGCTTGTGCCATATAAGCAGTATTGATGCCTAGGCTAGTGCCTAATTCTATGATACTTTCAAAATTGAAATGCTGTATTATCCTATATAAAAACTGTGAAAATTTCGGGTTAGATAAACTGTGTCGAGCAATAGATTTTACTGTTCTTGATTTAGATTGATTCACCTTTGAGCCTGCTCCTAAATCTTTTATTACAAATTCGGTTTCATCTTTTAGTAGCGCAGCCCTGTTTTCTTCAATGCTTTTGCAATCATTTGAAATGCTACTACTTTTGATCAATTTAAGATAAAAATGATAGAAGAAAGGGGAGTGGAGCGAATGCTCATCAGTCTTTAAATGGAAATATTTGAAGTATTCTTGTGCTAAAAAGAAATTCAATTTAGTTCAGTTTATAAGGAACAATCATGTTGAACTCTGGAATTCTTACTTCAATTAATTGTCCGTCAAGCATTCTTTCCATAAAATAGTAGCCATGCATTTTTCCGTATGGTGATTTTAAATTACATCCAGAAACGTAAGTGTGTTTTTGTCCTGGTTCCAAGATTGGCTGCTGGCCAATTACACCTTCGCCTTCTACTTCTTTAATTTCAAAGCCTGCATCATGAATGAACCATTGTCTACGGAGCAGTTGCACAGTCTGATCACCTTTATTTTCAATCACTACCTTATATGTAAATACATAGTGAAATTGAACCGGGCTGCTGTACTCCGGTTGAAATTCTGTTTCGATGCTAACGTGTATACCTTTTGTGATTGACTGAACCATAATGTAAATATAAACAAATCAACGTTTCTAGCGCATGAATAGTTTATTGATTTATTACATTCAATGGAAAACTATTTGGTTTTTATAACTTTTTATAATTTTGGAAAAATTGGAATCAATGGAAGTAAAAATCGAAAAAAGCTGGAAAGATA
Protein-coding sequences here:
- the apaG gene encoding Co2+/Mg2+ efflux protein ApaG, with translation MVQSITKGIHVSIETEFQPEYSSPVQFHYVFTYKVVIENKGDQTVQLLRRQWFIHDAGFEIKEVEGEGVIGQQPILEPGQKHTYVSGCNLKSPYGKMHGYYFMERMLDGQLIEVRIPEFNMIVPYKLN
- a CDS encoding O-methyltransferase; the encoded protein is MNFFLAQEYFKYFHLKTDEHSLHSPFFYHFYLKLIKSSSISNDCKSIEENRAALLKDETEFVIKDLGAGSKVNQSKSRTVKSIARHSLSNPKFSQFLYRIIQHFNFESIIELGTSLGINTAYMAQANPDASVFTFEADPNALKIAREVNKEHKNINFHEGDIANSLPNMLQKSNPTIDLVYADANHTYQASVDYFNIILPHLTSGSIYIMDDIHWSAGMKKAWEELKERKEVTSSIDLFDAGLLFFNSDFKKQHHVLDF